Within Montipora foliosa isolate CH-2021 chromosome 3, ASM3666993v2, whole genome shotgun sequence, the genomic segment ATGTTTTGTGGTTTCACAACGAGACCAGGTTTGCTCTCAGCATGGGGGGTAAGGCAAGATGCTGGATCCTCGGTCTATTTATCGTTACCAGCATAACTTTGAATAATTACAGCTCTGGAGATCTTAGCTGTAAAGATTAGCCAAGAGATGATGATACTAATTAAAGGATATAAGGGTACGAGAAGAAAACTTTCTCTCTTTGCAGACGACATAACTTGTTTTACGCAAAACAGAATGTCTTATtgtactttgagttttgatgagTGTTCTGACCGTCTTAATTAcaattgaccaaaaaaaaactGAGGCCGTAGGAGGCTCGGGCATGGTGGAAAAATTCTCGTGATCCTAAAAAACCTGATTACCAGTGTAATCAAACGTGCCCAGATTTAAATATACCATTTATTCATCAATTTATCAGTACTGAGATGGCTTAGGAATGTCTTAAGATACCTATGCACAGTCCTCTCATAGTAAAATACTATTATCTTCACATTTAGGAGAGCATATTAAGGTGACTTTGGCCATATATAGCGGTCTTCCTGATCCTGTTTGGAAGTTTGATTCCCGACATGAGAGCTTCAAAATGATTAGGGAGAATTTGGACGATGCCAGAGCCAAACGAATCACCTACCGTCACAAACAGATGCCCTCCATTCTTGGGTTCAGGGGTTTCTTAGTGCAGCCCTTCGACGCTGAGAGAGCAGACTTAATTGTCGGCCAGGAGACAGCAGCCCTTCAAAAGCTATTGCTGGACACCATGCCCGAAGGATTGATCAGAGACGACTTGCGGAAAAAGGTTTTGCAAGCGATCGACTCAGGAGCTATCTCAGCTAAGATACCTGATAAAACCCAGAGTACCACACCTCAAGATGTTCCACGAGTAGTTGGAAAGATACTACACTACGCACCTCCACTGAACTTGGCAAGGTGGAACACCAATTGCGTTCAATCCAATAACAACTGCTACAACTACGCAAACGACAAGATAACCAACAGTTTTGCACAGCCTGGTAAAGCCAGTggtaaaccaatcactgagttaaCTGTTGCCCAAGTACTTGCAGCTGTCGAAAGTGACGGTTGGTTAAAAATGGATGTGCCTCCAGAGGCCCCTTGCCCCACGGCACCGGAACAGCCAAACTGCTTGGTGGcactttttgttgctgttggTAAGAGATCGGATATTCTTTCTTACCAGTAATCGCTGAAAGACATTTCTGAGTCAGTGCTTACTGAAGAAGTGTTCAAAATTAccttttcaaagaaaagattAAATTTATTTGGGTACTGTACATTCGCTGAATTCCAACGGAGTGTGAAAGTTGCCGAACACGATTATTTCGGAACATGCAACCTATCATAAAGTCCTGAATGTGACCAAAATTTCACATGTTATCCAGACCTGGATTTGCAATAGTTTTTACTTACTTTcagtttattaacttttttttttcagaaacggaTTTCCATTGCCAGCGTTTGGATGACAACAAACTGTGGTCCCAAAAGCTTGGATCAGCCGCTGCTACGAACAAAGATGGAGCCGGCAAAGATATATCTGATCCAAGGAAGGCTGTTAACCTACCTTACGGTCCAGATTATaagtttgtttctttcatgAAGTTTTGTACGACCATAATAGAATAATACTTGGTCGTGGACAGCCCGAAAGCTAGGAAAAGCTTCACAGttcagttttgaaaaaaaaagaatgttcgTTCAAGTTTTCAGTGAAACATTTCATCATAATTAAGTTAATGACCAACTAGGTGCTACAAGCGCAGCTTCAGTACCCGCCGgttgttttaattttctcagGTTCACGATTTTACTAATTTTAGCTAGAGAATAtgaaagttatcacctttttgagATCATGTTACCTCCATGACCAGTTTCCCTTAACAAAAAGCAATGGTGGATCTTGTTTTGTTTAGTAATGCAATTTGGACAAATCATCGAATCTTTAGCACAGTTGAGCCTATAAACAAACCGTTCAATGGACATCACCCTAACGCCGTCGGTCAAAGTCAAACAGATCTTTTAGTTTAAATTGAACAATGTGGTTTCAAATAAAGAATTATATTTGAAGATAAGATTTT encodes:
- the LOC137997083 gene encoding uncharacterized protein, whose translation is MEGEHIKVTLAIYSGLPDPVWKFDSRHESFKMIRENLDDARAKRITYRHKQMPSILGFRGFLVQPFDAERADLIVGQETAALQKLLLDTMPEGLIRDDLRKKVLQAIDSGAISAKIPDKTQSTTPQDVPRVVGKILHYAPPLNLARWNTNCVQSNNNCYNYANDKITNSFAQPGKASGKPITELTVAQVLAAVESDGWLKMDVPPEAPCPTAPEQPNCLVALFVAVETDFHCQRLDDNKLWSQKLGSAAATNKDGAGKDISDPRKAVNLPYGPDYKFVSFMKFCTTIIE